The Pollutimonas sp. M17 sequence ACCAGCGTTACCAGACGGACGTCATGATCGTGACGGTTGTCATTCTTGTCGTAATGGTGCAGCTTTTGCAGGTTTTCGGCGACAGGCTCGTCGCCAGGCTGAACCGGAAATAATGTTATCAAGGAGTCTATTATGTTTGTGAAGAAAATTGTGCCGGCTCTGGCCTTCAGCGTCGCCGCCTTGCTGGCCGCGACGTCCGCCCAGGCGGAAAAGCTCAGCGTGGCCGCCACCCCCGTGCCGCATGCCGAGCTGCTTGAACTGGTCAAGCCCGTGCTGGCCAAGGAAGGCGTGGAACTGGACATCAAGGTGTTCACCGACTACGTGCAGCCCAATCAGCAAGTGGCCGACGGCCAGATCGACGTCAACTTCTTCCAGCACCAGCCTTACCTGGACTCCTTCAACAAAGAGCACAAGACCAAGCTGGTCACGGTGGGCCTGGTCCATGTCGAGCCGTTCGGCGCGTACTCCAGCAAGATCAAGGACATCAAGGACTTGAAAGAGGGCGCCCTGGTCGCCTTGCCCAACGATCCTTCCAACGGCGCCCGTGCCTTGCTGCTGCTGCAAAAACAGGGCCTGATCAAGCTGAAGGATCCCAGCAATATCCTGGCCACCTCGCGCGATATCGTCGAGAACCCCAAGAAATTGAAGTTCCGCGAACTCGAAGCGGCCACTCTGCCACGCATCCTGCCCGACGTCGACCTGGCCCTGATCAACACGAACTACGCGCTGGAAGCGGGCCTGAACCCGGTCAAGGACGCCTTGTTCATCGAGGGCGCCGATTCGCCTTATACCAATATCGTGGTCACCACCGAAGCCAAAAAAGATGACCCCGCGGTCAAGAAGCTGGTGAAGGCGCTGAACAGCCCCGAAACCAAGCAATTCATCACCGACAAATACAAAGGCGCCATCGTTCCGGCGTTCTGATCGCCGCGAATGCGGCTGTCTGTACACATAAAAAGCGGCTTCTTGCCGCTTTTTTTCGGTTACCATACGTTTTCCATGGCGGCCGCCACGAGCGGCCAGCCGCAGGAACCGCCCCTATTCGAGTGCGGGTCGCCCCAAAGGTAAAACAAGGAGTCATGTATGTTCAAGAATAAATTCAAAGCTGTTCTGGCCGGATTGGCACTCGCCATGGCACTGCCCGCGGGCAACGCGGCCGCCCAGAACAAGGAATTGCTGGTTGCAACCGACACGGCCTTCGTTCCGTTCGAATTCAAGCAGGACGGAAAATACACGGGCTTCGACATCGAATTATGGGACGCCATCGCCAAGCAGGCCGGCCTGAAATACAGCCTGCGCCCCATGGACTTCAACGGCATCATCCCGGGCCTGCAGACGCGCAACATCGATGTCGCCCTGGCAGGCATCACCATCCGCGACGATCGCAAGAAGGTCATCGATTTTTCCGACCCTTACTATGAAAGCGGCCTGGCCATTCTTGTGGGCAAAGACAACAACACCATCAAGACGGCCAAGGACCTGGAAGGCAAGATGGTCGCGGTCAAGATCGGCACCGCCACGGTGGACTACCTGAAGGCCAATGTGCCCAATGCAAAGCTGAAGCTGTTCCCCAATATCGACAATGCCTTCCTGGAGCTGGCCACGGGCCGCGTCGATGCCGTCGTGCACGACACGCCCAACCTGCAGTATTTTGCCAAGACCGGCGGCCAGGGCCGCGTGAAAGTAGTGGGTTCGCTCAAGAGCGGCGATTTCTACGGCATCGCCTTCCCCAAGGGCAGCGACCTGGTGCCCACCGTCAACAAGGCCCTGAAAGCCTTGCAGGACAATGGCCAGTACGATGCCCTGTACACCAAGTGGTTCGGTCAAAAGGTTCAGTAAGCCCGACTCCGTCCACGACGGCGATCCTGCGGCCGGCGCTCCGGTGAGCGCTCACTGCTGGGTCGCCGTTTTTCATTGCAACGGCGCAAGCCCCGGTACGGGCTGCGCCCATTTTCCTTAAGGCAATCAACGTGACTTTTGAATGGTCTGTCATTTGGGACGCCATGCCCAGCCTGCTTGAAGGCACGCAAATGACGATACAAATCACTTTGCTTGGTTTGATCGGCGGAACGCTCATCGGCTTTCTGACCGGCGTCGTCACGACCTACGTCAAAGTGCTGGTCACCTGGAGAAGCACGGCCATCGCGATCGCGACCGTCGCCGCGCTGTATCTGCTGTTGCGCCTGGCGTCCTGGTTCGGCACCCAGTTCCTGTCCGGCGTGCCGGACTGGGCCTGGCTGGCGCTGAAAATCGCCATCGTGGCCGGCTTGCTGCTGCGCTTC is a genomic window containing:
- the glnH gene encoding glutamine ABC transporter substrate-binding protein GlnH; this translates as MFKNKFKAVLAGLALAMALPAGNAAAQNKELLVATDTAFVPFEFKQDGKYTGFDIELWDAIAKQAGLKYSLRPMDFNGIIPGLQTRNIDVALAGITIRDDRKKVIDFSDPYYESGLAILVGKDNNTIKTAKDLEGKMVAVKIGTATVDYLKANVPNAKLKLFPNIDNAFLELATGRVDAVVHDTPNLQYFAKTGGQGRVKVVGSLKSGDFYGIAFPKGSDLVPTVNKALKALQDNGQYDALYTKWFGQKVQ
- a CDS encoding MetQ/NlpA family ABC transporter substrate-binding protein, which produces MFVKKIVPALAFSVAALLAATSAQAEKLSVAATPVPHAELLELVKPVLAKEGVELDIKVFTDYVQPNQQVADGQIDVNFFQHQPYLDSFNKEHKTKLVTVGLVHVEPFGAYSSKIKDIKDLKEGALVALPNDPSNGARALLLLQKQGLIKLKDPSNILATSRDIVENPKKLKFRELEAATLPRILPDVDLALINTNYALEAGLNPVKDALFIEGADSPYTNIVVTTEAKKDDPAVKKLVKALNSPETKQFITDKYKGAIVPAF